From the Misgurnus anguillicaudatus chromosome 17, ASM2758022v2, whole genome shotgun sequence genome, one window contains:
- the gemin8 gene encoding gem-associated protein 8, with amino-acid sequence MASQGEMDLWYAHPVYSRYWQHYQQAMNWHQRHKQTYKRALEAGYMQSLFFMYPSAVQRYSDWQADESRVNNHGDRATNENQQIVDSDSETDESSDESEIECNVSNMDISEELRQYFEQTEQHREKLKKQQQMNAEELDSYVLADQDLHRVSRQSILPPSERPGETRTAEMKKLYGKDAAKIQGMETAMQLTFDRNCDKKQPKYWPVIPLNL; translated from the coding sequence ATGGCCAGTCAAGGTGAAATGGATTTGTGGTATGCCCATCCAGTTTATTCCCGCTACTGGCAGCACTACCAACAGGCCATGAACTGGCATCAGAGGCATAAGCAGACATACAAAAGAGCATTGGAGGCTGGCTACATGCAGTCCCTGTTCTTCATGTACCCATCCGCTGTGCAACGGTACTCAGATTGGCAAGCAGATGAGAGCAGGGTGAACAATCATGGAGACAGAGCCACAAACGAAAACCAACAGATTGTTGATTCGGATAGCGAGACCGATGAAAGTTCAGATGAGAGTGAGATTGAGTGTAATGTCAGCAACATGGACATCTCTGAGGAGCTGCGGCAATACTTTGAACAAACAGAGCAGCACAGGGAAAAGCTCAAGAAGCAACAGCAGATGAACGCAGAGGAGCTGGACTCTTATGTACTGGCCGACCAGGACTTGCACAGAGTTTCCAGGCAGAGCATCCTGCCTCCTTCTGAACGACCTGGAGAGACGAGGACTGCAGAAATGAAGAAGCTGTATGGCAAAGATGCAGCAAAGATTCAGGGGATGGAGACAGCTATGCAGCTCACCTTTGACCGTAACTGTGACAAAAAGCAGCCGAAGTACTGGCCTGTTATACCACTAAACTTGTAA